One window of the Populus trichocarpa isolate Nisqually-1 chromosome 9, P.trichocarpa_v4.1, whole genome shotgun sequence genome contains the following:
- the LOC7457535 gene encoding glycoprotein 3-alpha-L-fucosyltransferase A isoform X2: MGVLTNLRGSRAATASQEGLPVSDGSPSNSTQVSIFKMKWSNFLPIFVALVVIAEIAFLGRLDMAKNADLVDSWADSFFYRSTISADMVESDDFGLETVNMDKTNGTSESDSCEEWLEKEDAVVYSRDFDKDPVLVAGAEKEWNTCGVECQFGFNPSKKPDAGFGLPQQGGTASVLRSMESASYYAENNIAHARRGYDVVMTTSLSSDVPVGYFSWAEYDIMAPVQPKTEKALAAAFISNCGARNFRLQALDGLERSNINIDSYGNCHRNHDGRVDKVKTLKRYKFSLAFENSNEEDYVTEKFFQSLVAGTIPVVVGAPNIQDFAPAPNSILHIKELEDVDSIAKTMKYLGENPDAYNQSLRWKYEGPSDSFKALVDMAAVHSSCRLCIHLATMIREKEENSPGFKRRPCRCTKDLETVYHLYVRERGRFQMESIFLRSGNLTVNALEAAVLKKFKSLKHVPIWKQERPESIRGGDDFKVYRVYPVGMTQRQALYSYKFNTDDDFKNHLEVNPCAKFEVIFV; encoded by the exons ATGGGTGTTTTGACAAATCTAAGAGGATCAAGAGCTGCAACAGCATCACAAGAAGGGTTGCCTGTATCAGATGGGTCACCATCAAATTCTACTCaagtttcaatctttaaaaTGAAGTGGTCAAATTTTTTGCCAATTTTTGTTGCTCTTGTGGTGATAGCAGAGATCGCCTTTCTGGGTCGTCTTGATATGGCTAAAAATGCCGATTTAGTTGATTCTTGGGCTGATAGTTTTTTCTACAGGTCAACTATATCTGCTGATATGGTGGAAAGTGATGATTTTGGATTGGAAACAGTGAATATGGATAAAACTAATGGAACTTCGGAGTCAGATAGCTGTGAGGAGTGGTTAGAAAAGGAGGATGCTGTGGTTTATTCAAGAGATTTTGATAAAGACCCCGTTTTGGTCGCTGGAGCGGAAAAG GAGTGGAACACATGTGGGGTGGAATGTCAGTTTGGATTTAACCCCAGTAAGAAGCCAGATGCTGGATTTGGCTTACCTCAACAAGGTGGAACAGCTAGTGTGTTAAGGTCGATGGAATCAGCTTCCTACTATGCAGAGAACAATATTGCTCACGCACGACG GGGATATGATGTTGTAATGACAACGAGTCTCTCCTCAGATGTGCCAGTTGGATATTTTTCCTGGGCTGAGTATGATATCATGGCACCAGTGCAGCCAAAGACTGAGAAAGCACTTGCTGCTGCTTTCATTTCCAATTGTGGTGCTCGCAACTTCCGCTTGCAAGCACTTGATGGACTTGAAAGGTCGAACATCAACATAGATTCCTATGGTAACTGCCATCGGAACCATGACGGAAGAG TGGATAAAGTAAAGACTCTGAAGCGTTACAAATTTAGCTTGGCTTTTGAGAATTCCAATGAGGAGGATTATGTCACAGAAAAATTCTTCCAATCTCTTGTTGCTG GAACCATACCTGTGGTAGTTGGTGCTCCAAATATTCAAGATTTTGCTCCTGCACCTAACTCAATTTTACATATCAAGGAGCTAGAAGATGTTGATTCAATTGCGAAGACTATGAAATACCTTGGAGAAAATCCTGATGCCTACAATCAATCATTAAG GTGGAAATACGAGGGCCCATCTGATTCTTTCAAGGCACTGGTAGATATGGCAGCAGTACACTCATCATGCCGTCTTTGCATTCACCTTGCTACTATGATTCGGGAGAAAGAGGAAAATAGCCCAGGGTTTAAGAGGCGTCCCTGCAGATGCACCAAAGACTTAGAGACCGTGTATCATTTATAtgtaagagagagaggaagattTCAGATGGAGTCCATTTTCTTGAG GTCTGGCAATCTAACTGTAAATGCTCTAGAGGCTGCAGTGCTCAAGAAGTTTAAGTCTTTGAAGCATGTGCCCATCTGGAAGCAGGAAAGACCTGAAAGCATAAGGGGAGGAGACGATTTTAAAGTTTACAGAGTATACCCTGTAGGCATGACACAGAGGCAAGCTCTGTACTCTTACAAATTCAACACTGATGATGATTTCAAGAATCACTTGGAAGTCAACCCATGTGCAAAGTTTGAGGTGATATTTGTCTAG
- the LOC7457535 gene encoding glycoprotein 3-alpha-L-fucosyltransferase A isoform X1, translating into MGVLTNLRGSRAATASQEGLPVSDGSPSNSTQVSIFKMKWSNFLPIFVALVVIAEIAFLGRLDMAKNADLVDSWADSFFYRSTISADMVESDDFGLETVNMDKTNGTSESDSCEEWLEKEDAVVYSRDFDKDPVLVAGAEKEWNTCGVECQFGFNPSKKPDAGFGLPQQGGTASVLRSMESASYYAENNIAHARRRGYDVVMTTSLSSDVPVGYFSWAEYDIMAPVQPKTEKALAAAFISNCGARNFRLQALDGLERSNINIDSYGNCHRNHDGRVDKVKTLKRYKFSLAFENSNEEDYVTEKFFQSLVAGTIPVVVGAPNIQDFAPAPNSILHIKELEDVDSIAKTMKYLGENPDAYNQSLRWKYEGPSDSFKALVDMAAVHSSCRLCIHLATMIREKEENSPGFKRRPCRCTKDLETVYHLYVRERGRFQMESIFLRSGNLTVNALEAAVLKKFKSLKHVPIWKQERPESIRGGDDFKVYRVYPVGMTQRQALYSYKFNTDDDFKNHLEVNPCAKFEVIFV; encoded by the exons ATGGGTGTTTTGACAAATCTAAGAGGATCAAGAGCTGCAACAGCATCACAAGAAGGGTTGCCTGTATCAGATGGGTCACCATCAAATTCTACTCaagtttcaatctttaaaaTGAAGTGGTCAAATTTTTTGCCAATTTTTGTTGCTCTTGTGGTGATAGCAGAGATCGCCTTTCTGGGTCGTCTTGATATGGCTAAAAATGCCGATTTAGTTGATTCTTGGGCTGATAGTTTTTTCTACAGGTCAACTATATCTGCTGATATGGTGGAAAGTGATGATTTTGGATTGGAAACAGTGAATATGGATAAAACTAATGGAACTTCGGAGTCAGATAGCTGTGAGGAGTGGTTAGAAAAGGAGGATGCTGTGGTTTATTCAAGAGATTTTGATAAAGACCCCGTTTTGGTCGCTGGAGCGGAAAAG GAGTGGAACACATGTGGGGTGGAATGTCAGTTTGGATTTAACCCCAGTAAGAAGCCAGATGCTGGATTTGGCTTACCTCAACAAGGTGGAACAGCTAGTGTGTTAAGGTCGATGGAATCAGCTTCCTACTATGCAGAGAACAATATTGCTCACGCACGACG AAGGGGATATGATGTTGTAATGACAACGAGTCTCTCCTCAGATGTGCCAGTTGGATATTTTTCCTGGGCTGAGTATGATATCATGGCACCAGTGCAGCCAAAGACTGAGAAAGCACTTGCTGCTGCTTTCATTTCCAATTGTGGTGCTCGCAACTTCCGCTTGCAAGCACTTGATGGACTTGAAAGGTCGAACATCAACATAGATTCCTATGGTAACTGCCATCGGAACCATGACGGAAGAG TGGATAAAGTAAAGACTCTGAAGCGTTACAAATTTAGCTTGGCTTTTGAGAATTCCAATGAGGAGGATTATGTCACAGAAAAATTCTTCCAATCTCTTGTTGCTG GAACCATACCTGTGGTAGTTGGTGCTCCAAATATTCAAGATTTTGCTCCTGCACCTAACTCAATTTTACATATCAAGGAGCTAGAAGATGTTGATTCAATTGCGAAGACTATGAAATACCTTGGAGAAAATCCTGATGCCTACAATCAATCATTAAG GTGGAAATACGAGGGCCCATCTGATTCTTTCAAGGCACTGGTAGATATGGCAGCAGTACACTCATCATGCCGTCTTTGCATTCACCTTGCTACTATGATTCGGGAGAAAGAGGAAAATAGCCCAGGGTTTAAGAGGCGTCCCTGCAGATGCACCAAAGACTTAGAGACCGTGTATCATTTATAtgtaagagagagaggaagattTCAGATGGAGTCCATTTTCTTGAG GTCTGGCAATCTAACTGTAAATGCTCTAGAGGCTGCAGTGCTCAAGAAGTTTAAGTCTTTGAAGCATGTGCCCATCTGGAAGCAGGAAAGACCTGAAAGCATAAGGGGAGGAGACGATTTTAAAGTTTACAGAGTATACCCTGTAGGCATGACACAGAGGCAAGCTCTGTACTCTTACAAATTCAACACTGATGATGATTTCAAGAATCACTTGGAAGTCAACCCATGTGCAAAGTTTGAGGTGATATTTGTCTAG